Proteins found in one Plasmodium malariae genome assembly, chromosome: 13 genomic segment:
- the PmUG01_13052600 gene encoding RING zinc finger protein, putative, whose protein sequence is MNIDKNIGNEVVIIEKEKKEIEAVIKNDEEGIIQHSTKDNVIVQEKKCIVVNKECNDNNGNDNNDKNDINDNDNNDKDIEEYLSGPEENTMENNIILSSNKNKEDIGSNNCNHKSSRSGNNNSTGTLKTFHNYFEDNVKNIVEANSDKIFNKNTNNSLIAIVNNLNLKEGVTSSCSKNVINHNNDENISECSIAHAIEKNDDSNNNINCEINGNSSGKLNSYPIDSPSDNPNDNTNDKHNNNPSDNLNNNVNPNDNANDNDNPNENANDNENCPNDEEGTGSNEDNLEDTVESISSFMLEEDMNLSRRAYRNFQICSLFIHSTLLVMVLLLLGILCHDFFRPSLSNKETVMIYFCGILLILLCLHICVNLYISIRLLRQWEVSKILKSVESKIHVIVLVYFAMCAYIYFFEGRSYPINSTFSFTIILAVIYYLMPIFLYIILRLIFCIILLILVFLKRKSPTPKRILKKLKVMKYIEYRKYCEECYLSGNYFYNEKEEIQQERIKNENAITIIGVDNIEGIDNNKVYHQEGIDKDLRSHTNPNVYTNSTEASCIQKGYLNKSMDNDLPPTLNNNIIASCGNVSNSNMINYLENNNIFKCDTNINPGENIPDSADVQICSEKKNDNTSISNYSCQEVNNIKSDNDYSNNNNDNSNSNNNDNSNSNSNNNNRNNYCITNTTEQIDGSNEDTKTGVFDYFQKVLKKKKNDIEKEKNEIYGIYENVEDNNSVHINIENSDYVCSICCVEYLNDDDICILPCNYLHYYHKECIFTWLKRNNDCPLCRKNIGKL, encoded by the coding sequence attaaaaatgatgagGAAGGAATAATACAACATTCTACAAAGGATAATGTGATCGTACAGGAAAAAAAGTGCATAGTAGTTAATAAAGAatgtaatgataataatggtaatgataataatgataagaatgatattaatgataatgataataatgataaggACATAGAGGAATACTTATCAGGACCAGAAGAAAACACtatggaaaataatataattttaagtaGTAATAAGAACAAAGAAGATATTGGAAGTAATAACTGTAATCACAAAAGTAGTAGaagtggtaataataattcaacAGGTACATTAAAAACCTTCCATAATTACTTCGAGGATAATGTAAAGAACATTGTAGAAGCAAATtctgataaaatatttaataaaaatacaaataacaGCTTGATCGCAATagtaaataatttgaatttgAAAGAAGGGGTTACAAGTAGTTGTAGTAAGAATGTAATAAACCACAATAACGATGAAAATATCAGTGAATGTAGTATTGCACATGCCATTGAAAAAAACGATGATtcgaataataatataaactgcGAAATAAATGGTAACTCGAGCGGTAAACTGAACAGTTATCCTATTGACAGTCCAAGTGATAACCCAAATGACAATACTAATgataaacataataataatcctAGTGACAatcttaataataatgttaaccCAAATGACAATGCTAATGATAACGATAACCCTAATGAGAATGCAAATGATAATGAAAACTGCCCAAATGATGAGGAAGGTACTGGCTCAAATGAAGATAATTTGGAGGACACTGTTGAGAGTATAAGTAGCTTTATGTTAGAAGAAGATATGAATTTATCTAGAAGAGCATATagaaattttcaaatatgctctctttttattcattcaaCTCTTTTAGTTATGGTATTATTACTTTTGGGTATATTGTGCCATGATTTTTTCAGACCCTCACTTTCGAATAAAGAAACCgtaatgatttatttttgtgGTATATTATTAATCTTATTGTGTCTTCATATTTgtgttaatttatatatatctataagaTTATTAAGACAATGGGAAGTTTCGAAAATTTTGAAATCTGTCGAGTCCAAAATTCATGTTATTGTTTTAGTATATTTCGctatgtgtgcatatatatattttttcgaGGGGAGAAGTTATCCAATTAATTCTACCTTTTCGTTTACAATAATCTTAgcagttatatattatttaatgcccatatttttatatataatactacgcttgattttttgtattattttattaatattagtttttttaaaaagaaaaagtccCACTCCAAAAagaattttgaaaaaattaaaagtaatgaaatatatagaatacaGAAAATATTGTGAAGAGTGTTACTTAAGTGGTAATTATTTCTACAATGAAAAAGAGGAAATTCAACAGGAGAGaatcaaaaatgaaaatgctATTACTATAATAGGAGTTGATAATATAGAGGGAATAGATAATAACAAAGTATATCATCAGGAGGGTATAGATAAGGACTTACGTAGTCATACTAATCCAAATGTTTACACCAACTCGACAGAGGCTTCATGTATTCAGAAAGGATACTTAAACAAAAGCATGGACAATGATCTTCCACCTActcttaataataatattattgcaTCATGTGGGAATGTTAGTAATAGCAAcatgataaattatttagaaaacaataatatttttaagtgtGATACAAACATAAACCCAGGGGAGAATATACCCGATAGTGCAGATGTACAAATTTGcagcgaaaaaaaaaatgacaacACGAGTATCAGCAATTATAGCTGCCAAGAGGTGAATAATATTAAGAGTGATAATGAttatagtaacaataataatgataacagtaatagtaataataatgacaatagtaatagtaatagtaacaataataataggaaTAATTACTGCATCACAAATACTACTGAACAAATAGATGGATCAAACGAGGACACGAAAACAGGAGTATTtgattattttcaaaaagttttaaaaaaaaaaaaaaatgatattgaaaaggagaaaaatgaaatatacggaatatatgaaaatgtgGAAGATAATAACTCAGTTCATattaatattgaaaattcaGATTATGTGTGTTCAATTTGCTGTGTcgaatatttaaatgatgaTGATATCTGTATATTACCTTGTAACTATCTTCATTATTATCACAAAgaatgtatatttacttggctaaaaagaaataatgattGCCCATtatgtagaaaaaatattggaaagttataa
- the RNR gene encoding ribonucleotide reductase small subunit, putative — MADVLKISKIPIFTKKEKEFSDLQKSKEANEKILNKENDRFTLHPILYPDVWDFYKKAEASFWTAEEIDLSSDLKDFEKLNENEKHFIKHVLAFFAASDGIVLENLASKFLREVQITEAKKFYSFQIAVENIHSETYSLLIDNYIKDEKERLNLFHAIENIPAVKNKALWAAKWINNTNSFAERIVANACVEGILFSGSFCAIFWFKKQNKLHGLTFSNELISRDEGLHTDFNCLIYSLLENKLPEEIVQNIVKEAVEVERSFICESLPCDLIGMNSRLMSQYIEFVADRLLECLGCSKVFYSKNPFNWMDLISLQGKTNFFEKRVADYQKSGVMAQRKDQVFSLNTDF; from the coding sequence atggcTGATGTGTTAAAAATCTCAAAAATTccaatttttacaaaaaaggaaaaggaattTAGTGACTTACAAAAGAGTAAGGaagcaaatgaaaaaattttaaataaagagAATGATAGGTTTACGTTGCATCCAATTTTGTATCCAGACGTATGggacttttataaaaaagcagAAGCTTCATTTTGGACAGCAGAAGAGATAGATTTATCAAGCGATTTGAaagattttgaaaaattaaatgaaaatgaaaaacattttataaaacatgTGTTAGCATTTTTTGCAGCAAGTGATGGAATAGTTTTAGAAAATTTGGCtagtaaatttttaagaGAAGTTCAAATAACGGAAGCTaagaaattttattcttttcaaaTAGCAGTGGAGAATATTCATTCAGAAACTTACAGTTTGTTGAttgataattatataaaggaTGAAAAGGAGcgattaaatttatttcacgcaatagaaaatataccagctgttaaaaataaagcttTGTGGGCTGCCAAATGGATTAATAATACCAATTCTTTTGCAGAACGGATAGTAGCAAATGCATGTGTAGAAGGTATATTGTTTAGTGGTAGTTTTTGTGCTATTTTCTggtttaaaaaacaaaataaattacatggGCTAACTTTTAGTAATGAATTAATTAGTAGAGATGAAGGATTACATACAGACTTTAACTGTTTAATATATAGTCTGctggaaaataaattaccaGAAGAAATTGTTCAGAATATTGTAAAAGAAGCAGTAGAAGTAGAACGATCATTTATATGTGAATCTTTACCTTGTGACTTGATAGGAATGAATTCAAGATTAATGTCACAATACATTGAATTTGTGGCTGATAGATTGTTAGAATGTTTAGGATGCTCAAAAGtcttttattcaaaaaatccTTTTAATTGGATGGATTTGATATCTCTTcaaggaaaaacaaattttttcgAAAAAAGAGTTGCCGATTATCAGAAATCGGGTGTAATGGCACAGAGAAAAGATCAAGTGTTTTCTCTCAACACCGATTTTTGA
- the CBWD1 gene encoding COBW domain-containing protein 1, putative yields the protein MIGITIITGFLGSGKTTLLKNLLNESLEKNKKIAIIHNEFSENNNNIDKIVFKDINDIYNFPKEKEKSKQNSTSANDEKIETLKIINEIDSEEGFIYELNNGCLCCSNKSNFVKLIENILSLKTSYDHIFVEVSGAYDNIQINNLLWLDDLNKSKIYLDSIVHIIDAYNFLSSFNSGIPYYGNLKKTETGVSSEKKNSSSSIVEGKEEKDPNIIISSSNRRDSNENSNRSNIGNRVNRVSSSCSGGKDGEYFTPIDACPISKDEGRDNSACEQLIVCDIIIINKIDKINDQDKERVKRFVHNINPLSSIYLTSYSKIHIEDITNLECYEKKNIKNVLTNATISSCDENEVKEQKKNNYTYHYNDFINCSFRYEHSIPYLINISEQINRMKNEFLNSKNKTILKNIFSLKKSNIFSYKKLNEMLASLLWNKNLQVYRGKGIFVAFNDDIYNNKNKLKLNIYYYQSVGDLYEINLVKSDIHIFFQNYLEKLGKSHKLEKSDKIEKSDKLEKADKIEKADKIEKSDILEMHGHYLTDTEKPNNNSEQIEKNHNTVRNSDNNMYIYEDFSDVENYYSDNSSCSNNSDYNIYNILNSYYVFTSNFLFIGKSINVEHVRSKLNECLYG from the coding sequence ATGATAGGAATTACTATAATAACAGGGTTTTTAGGGTCTGGAAAAACAACTCTACTTAAAAACTTGCTAAACGAAAgcttagaaaaaaataaaaaaattgcaataATCCATAACGAATTCtctgaaaataataataatattgacaaaatagtttttaaagatattaacgatatatataattttcctaaggaaaaggaaaagagtAAACAGAATTCCACTTCAGCTAATGACGAAAAGATAGAGAccttaaaaattattaacgaAATTGATAGCGAAGAAGGGTTCATATACGAGCTCAATAACGGATGCTTATGTTGCTCGAATAAAAGCAATTTTGTAAAGTTAATTGAAAACATTTTATCTTTGAAAACTTCTTATGATCATATATTTGTTGAAGTGTCAGGAGCTTATGACaatatacaaattaataatttgttaTGGCTAGACGATTTAAATAAgtccaaaatatatttagataGTATTGTTCACATCATAGATgcgtacaattttttaagcTCCTTTAACAGTGGTATTCCGTATTATGGCAACttgaaaaaaacagaaacTGGTGTCtcttcagaaaaaaaaaatagtagtagtagcatCGTGGAAGGAAAAGAAGAGAAGGACCCCAACATCATCATTAGCAGCAGCAATAGAAGGGATAGCAATGAAAACAGCAATAGGAGTAATATCGGTAATAGAGTCAACAGGGTCAGCAGTAGCTGCTCTGGCGGCAAGGATGGGGAATATTTTACCCCAATAGATGCATGTCCTATCAGCAAGGACGAAGGGAGGGACAACTCAGCGTGTGAGCAACTAATCGTTTGTGATATTATAATCATAAACAAAATAGACAAAATAAACGATCAAGATAAAGAAAGAGTAAAACGTTTTGTGCATAATATAAATCCGTTAAGTTCAATATACCTAACCAGCTATTCTAAAATTCATATTGAAGATATAACAAATTTAGAATGCtacgaaaaaaagaatataaaaaatgtctTAACAAATGCTACAATTAGTAGTTGTGATGAAAATGAAGTTAaagaacaaaagaaaaataattatacatatcaTTACAACGATTTTATCAACTGCTCCTTCAGATATGAACATAGCATTccttatttaattaatataagtgAGCAAATAAATAGgatgaaaaatgaatttttaaattcaaaaaataaaacaattttaaaaaatattttttcattaaagaagagtaatatattttcttacaAAAAACTGAATGAAATGTTAGCGTCCCTTTTATGGAATAAGAATTTACAAGTTTATAGAGGAAAAGGTATTTTTGTTGCTTTCAatgatgatatatataataacaaaaataaattaaaactaaatatatattactaccAAAGCGTTGGAGACTTGTATGAGATAAATTTAGTCAAGAGTGATAttcacatattttttcaaaattatctagaaaaattaggaaaatcacacaaattagaaaaatcagataaaatagaaaaatcagacaaattagaaaaagcagataaaatagaaaaagcagataaaatagaaaaatcaGACATTCTAGAAATGCATGGACATTATTTGACTGATACGGAAAAACCAAATAACAATTCTGAACAGATAGAAAAAAATCATAACACAGTTAGGAACagtgataataatatgtacatttatgaAGACTTTTCTGATGTAGAAAATTACTATTCGGATAACTCTTCctgtagtaataatagcgattataatatatataacattttgaATAGTTACTATGTTTTTACCTcgaactttttatttataggGAAAAGTATAAACGTCGAACATGTAAGAAGTAAGTTGAATGAATGTTTGTACGGTTAA